In Cryptococcus gattii WM276 chromosome B, complete sequence, the DNA window CGTTTAGGACTTGCATCTGATTTCTATCCTAAAGAAATACCAAACTGCATAGCGCGGCCTGCAGAAGCAGTACAAATCAGCGGAGCACGAAAAGCGCCTGTGATGGGAAGCAGAGTTAAAAGTTTAAGAGAGCAACATGAGCGAAAtaagaaaagaaaaaggggCGAGATGGACGAGAACGACGATCatgaggaaggagatgtTGATATGAGTGATAGTGATGATGTCGGAGAGTGGGTTGATCCTGTACGTCGGTTAATCTTCATAAAATACATTGACGGGATTAATAGAACCTTCAGGTAGACGAGTCAATCGGTTATCTCAGAGATTATCTTCGAAACCGTCTTGTCCAGGAACGTCTTGCTACCGACTGGCGAGAACTCACACGAGTCAAAGCCAACAACTCCAAGGTCAAGCCTGAATTGCTACCGGAGCACAACGATCCGTATCGAATTGACTGGACAGAACCAGAGGGGAAACCTTTTTTTATTGGTACAGACGCATTGAGACTCCCAGAATCTGCTGGGTACATTGTCCGGTACCCCATCCTTCACCGCTCGCTCAACTGTCGAGATTGGGCCTCATCACAAACTGTTCTCGACGATATTTCTACCATCATCACCTCCTCTCTATCCACCGAACTATCCATACCTCCCCCGGATTATCCTCTTTTCTCTGTTCTCCTCATTGTTCCTGACCATGGCGACCGGGTGTATATCCAGGAGATGACCCATCTTATTCTACAAGTCCTAGGGTTCAAATCTATCGCGGTACAGCAAGAGGCGTATTGTGCTATCTTTGGAGCGGGTATGAGCAGTGCCTGCGTGGTAGACATTGGAGCTCAAGAAACAAGTGTGACTTGTGTGGACGAGGCCATGCTGCTTGCTGAGACTAGGTGAGTTTCAATGTTGGGAGGTACGCTTCTCCCTTACGAGTTGTATTCTGATGAACTGTAGAATAAAATTGAACTATGGAGGAGATGACATTACGTCTGCTTTGACGCACCTCCTTTtagcctcaaacttcccATATCGTGAACTCGACCTCGCAAGGTCTCAAGATTGGCTCATGATGGATAATCTCAAAATCAAGCTTTGCACATTAGAGGAGCACTTGGTTGCTAATACTTTGTGGGACTTTTATGTGCCCCGGGTTGAGGGCCTGACACAGAAATGGATGCTTCGGACTTTTGACGAGAATATTCTGGCACCTCTTGTCTTTTTCGATACACGAATGGTTAGTTATTAGTTTCTCCCGTCAAGTTTACGCTGACATTCTGTTATGATAGATTGACTTTGACGAGAAAAATGGCCAAGGATCATTCAGGTTCTGGAACACGTCTGATGACAAAGTGACCGACGAGATCACTTCCGCATACGAAGAACCAGTATGTTTTCCAAATGATCGCTCACCAGATACATTCCCCACTGACTTGTATTGTAGACTAGCGCTATGAAAGCCTTAACGACCCATCTCCTTCCTGGCGCCTCCCAGACATCTGCCCAGGGTGCTCAGAAATCCGAAGCTCCTAGCAACTCGGAATCTACCACTCCTGCACCTGCACCACTTGCCGCTAGCTCCAATGCCAGCCCGGAAAAGCCCAACGCATCACCTTCCACCACGACGCTCCCTCAAACTCCTGTGCCGGAGCTCAACCTCCCTTCCACTGCCTCCACACCAGCCCCTGCCGCCGGAAGTGCAGCCGATGCCGGCACTCCGGGTGCAGCTGCGCCTGCGCCTGCTCTATTATCCCTTCCCACACTTGCAAGTCTTGCGCCTCAGCCCACCCTCTCTAATTCTCAAATTTTCACCGCATCATCTCAGTCACCTCTCGACGCTGCCATTGCTGCTTCATTATCACTCTGTGGTACGGAAAATAAGATTCGCACACTCTCTCATTCTATCCTCTTGATTGGCGGCTCGTCGTCGATCAAGGGTCTACCCGCCTTTATCTCCGACCGCTTACCTCCGTTACTCAAACAACGTGGCGTGCCGGGCAACGGTGAAGTAACAATCGTCCCTCCTCCCAGAGGATTAAATCCAAGATATGTCAGTTGGAAGGGAGGGAGTGTCATGTGTAATATTGAGGGGTTAGGAGATATGTGGATTAGAAGAGATGAATGGGAAGCGCTGGGTGTACGAGCGTTGAAAGACAGGTATATGTGGTTTTAAGCCGGAGATTAGATGATAAGAAGCAAAGTTTGTGCATATATAGTAGTATGATCTGATGTTGGCCATTATCGTTTTATTCCTGTTTCGCGCCTTCAATCTCGGGTTCCCAACATTTGACGGTTTAATAGATCAATGAGGGTGTCTCTACTTTAATGCTGTCTCGTGTGCGATGACTGCTACCAACGCATACTTCCGCATGCCATGAACAACTGTATGTGCACTATCCTCAATACCGACTAAACTCCCTCCCCGCTCCCCTCTAACCGATAAAATGCAAACAAACCTCCTCGTAAAGCACGTGTCTACTATTACTCGTCTTGTCATATTTTGTCGTGGGAAAAAGGAGATTTTGATGAAGGTATATTTTGAtgatgttgatgatgatgaaaaaAAATCGAATAAAGAGGAAGGCAGGATAGAAGGAGAGAGTGAGTACCAAAGGCAAAAAAAAGTCTTTGCGCCACGCTCTGGGACGGAGCCGCTCTCACGCTGAACACTCCGCACTCCATTTCGGCTTAACTCTCTCTCACTCTCTACTTTTGAGGTTGCCTATCACCCTGGTTACCCTGACCTCCTCGTCCCCTGGGACCCCTACCACCTCGACCACCAGCACCGCCGTTAACCTGCCTCTGACCCTGACCCTGACCTTGCTGGCCACCGGTCCTCTGCCCCTTGGCCTTAGGTCTATcgtccttctcctttcGGGGCTCGAAATACAAAGTACCGTTGGGGAATTTAGTGCCGCCTTCACCACCTTGCTCGACAGGCAAGGAGTGCTGGATGGCCTTTCGGGCAGACTCGACTCGAGCAAACTCGACAAAGGCACAGGCCTTGCTCTTGACGATTTCGGTGGACTTTACCTCACCGAATCGAGAAGCAATCTTGGAAAGCTCTGCATCGGTAAGGAATTCGGAAGTGCTCTGAGAGTCAGGAGACCAGTTAGGGAGCTATATGGAAGTCAGttctttctttttgttATCATAAGAAGAAAATGCCCACCTTGACAAAGCAGTGGGCGGTCTGAACCTTGGAAGGGTCGATAGTCTGCTGACGTCTTTGTCCCTGACCAGTACCAGCAGTAGGTGCTGGCTTTTCGTCCTTCTTGTGCTGAGCAGGGCCGGAGGCAGGGGCAGCAGTGGGAGCGGGAGCGGGAGCTGAAGTAGCAGGCGGACTAGCCGCAGCTGTCTTACCCCAGACGTTGGAAGCGGCCATAGACGCCCAAGTCATTGGCTTGGAAGGAGCGGCGGGAGCAGTCGGAGCTGGAGGAGTACCGTTAGCAGTGGGAGCAGCAGCCTTGGGAGCGGCAGGGGAGGGAGAAGCGGCCTTGGTGGCAGGAGTAGAGTCGGCAGGTGCAGGAGAAGCAACAGATTCGGTGACGGAAGCGGCGGGCTTAGGGGTCTCCTCAACAGGCTCAGCAGCGGCTTCAGGCTCCTTGGCAGCAGGGGCCTCCTCTTCGGGAGCGACGTCCTTGTCAGGCACAGCAGCAATCTCGGCCTCCTCGGGGACAGCGTCAGCAACAACTTCCGCTGGAGCACTGACAGGGGTGGGCTCGGGGACAGGGTTCGCGGCAGGTTCCTGAGTGATTGCTGTCGCCTCGGGAAGCTTCTCAGTCACAACCTCTGGCTGAACAGGTTCATCTTGAGGCTGGGTGGTCTCCTGGGGCGCAGACTCGTCCTCATCAACATCTTCTCTCAAATATCGGAAGATGTCGTTGAGCACAAAGTAGCCTCCAGGTTGCTCGGCAAGGAAAAAGGTTTGGGAGAACTTCCGCCAGGACTGGTGGTTGTTGGAGAGTTCGCCCAGGACTAAAATGATGATACCGCCATCGGCAGAGGACTGAGAATCCATAGAGTGGATGTAGACTTTGCATTGATTGTAGCCGATTTGAAGTATACGGTCGTGAATTTCCTACAGCCCATTTCGTCAGCCTTTTGGGAGATGCTCTATCCTCCACTGGTCCAATGATCTACCTACCTGCTGCCCGAATGCCGGAGTCACATCCTCACCTTCCTCGCCGTGGATAAATGTTGAACGCTTGTTGTAAAAGCAGTGAAGACGGTGTGGCTGAGAATTGACAAAGTTGCTGTACGCATGTCAGCAACGTTTTTTTCATCTTTACTTTTGGCTTGTGAGGAGTCTTTACTGACTAGTACTGAGGGACGAACTGCCATCCGACGTCTTGAGGCTTAATCTTTGACTGCTCAGGAGCTGAGACTGGGGGCTGAGTGGATGCCATTTTCTAAAATGTGTGAGCTGGGGAGGACGGCGTGCGAGGGGTTCCTTACGGGAGTATGGGAAGTGTGGCGTGGAATAGAATAGATGCTGTCGCTGTACCTTTGCATGTCCATCTCATTACTTATTGCCGGCGTCATGGTTCGTTCAGTGCCCACTCGCAGCGGAGATAGCGGAGTTATGGAAGAGGCACTCCTCCTCGGCGATGACCGCACACGCGTCGTCTGATGTCCTTCGTCATTCGAGCCCTTGTTTAAGAACACGATTCCACACTTCCGTCCCATCACCACAGCTGCAATGTCCCTCGATCTCCAACAAGCACTCGCAGAGCTCCAGGCTGCCTACGATGCGCCAGCTTCATCAGAACAATTCTCTACTGAGCTCGCAAAGCTCAAGGTCAGTCATCACACCTGTGCTCTCTCGAAACATCCCAGCTAATAGATTCATCACAGCTCGAGCTAGCCCAGTCAGGCTTATATTTTGCTCCTCCTTCTGCCGACCCCCAGGATCTTATTGCCGCTCGATCCATACTTGAAATTGGCGCATTTCATTCCCTTCGGCAAGGCGACCTCAAGTCCTATGCCCGTTACAACTTTGCTCTCCAACCATTCTACGACAACCTCAGGGATATCATCCCTCCATCTCCGAATAGACCAGTGACCTTGGGGCTCCATCTCTTAGGGCTGCTGAGCGAAAATCTATTGACAGAATTTCACACATTGCTGGAGACCCTTAAGCCTGAAGAGTTGAATGATTCGTTTGTGAGATTACCAGTGGATCTGTAAGTCAAATGCGCATGTCTCGCCTTCAAGATGCAATCCAAGCACGTCTGACATCGTTTAGCGAGAGATGGTTAATGGAAGGATCATATAACAAGGTGTACCGTGCTAGGGATCGTGTCCCGAGACCGGAATTCGAGTTTTTGCTTGAGAGGCTCATGGGCACTGTCCGTGGTCAAATTGCATCCACCATAGAGTCTTCCTACCCTTCATTACCCCTTCAGCATGCCGCTACacttctcttcttcaaatcGGGCGAAACATCCTCTCTAACGGACTTTGCCTCTGCTCGAGGATGGTCACTTTCACCTAATACACAGACATTCAGCTTCCCTCGCTCGAGCAAGCCGGATATTGCTCTTGCCGCGGCCGAGAGTAGCAGCGATGTTTCTTCGGCCACAATCGATAAGCTTAAGGGCACTGGTGTTGTCCGAGGAGTGCCGATGGAGACCATGGTGGGGCCTGCGTTGAGGTTGGCTCAACAACTAGAAGCTATCGTGTAATAGGATGGTTGGAGTTGTCATTATCATAGTATGCAGCACTGACTCAAATATTTGTATCTGGATTTGCCAAGGCCAAGTGCCTTTTGATTTGCACCGATAATGTATTTGAGCTGTATACAGACTGCTCTTTGATGCGGTGGTGACAATTTAATTTTATGCTAATTTCTCCTTGTATACTGGCTGGAATGTAACCATCTCACCCGTCTCCGTCCTTCTGTCTATTCGGTCATTCTCTTTACGTTCTTTCCTCCAGTCCAGTTGATGTCGAACATATCCAACAATCTTGTGTGGGTCTCATGGCTGATTTCCGTGTTGTACGTTAGCTAGCGCCAGCATAATCACCATTATTACATAATTCTTGCTTGCTTGCTGGGTACTCAACATGACTTAGTTCTCGATGATGTGCTTATGCATGCATTCTTTAGCGTCAGCGAATGCATCACTATTTTACCTAAACAAGAATTTTGACACTAAGCGCAAGTATTCTCCTCCAGCTGGTATTGCGAAACATCTCTCTGATACAATCACGGTGCAGTAATTTCGTTATAGCGCACAAAATGAACTAATATGCCTTTAACGCACATAGATCGGGACACTTTGCGAAGCAGGTCTCCTCGTTCGTATCAAAACAATCTGCACGCATCTACGTAACGCCGTCGCGTCTTATTTAGGCTTATCGCACTTTCAAAAAAAGCCGGCCCACTCTCCGTCCGTTACGATACGGCACGCAGCTATACAAGGACAACGCATATCCTGAGCCGGCAAAAAGTACAAACAGTCTACAACAATTGACAGTCTAAATATGAAGGCAGTTCTTCAGCGGGTGATTAATGCGTCCGTCACAGGTATGATGCATCGCGCAGCAACATAGCTCAAAAAAGCTCATCATCTTTCGCCTCAAATTGGCAGTGGACGGCAAGATTATTTCATCGATAGGTAAAGGGCTTCTTGTTCTAGTCGGTATCGATCGGTGTGCGTTTTTCATTGTTCCGTGCATGTCTTTCAAGTCAGTAACATACAACTGATGCTTGTCGATCAGATGACGAGCCGCAGGACGCTACCCAAATCATCAAAAAAATCCTGACTGCTCGGCTATGGGAAGACGAGAACGGCGTAGCCTGGAAAAGGAACGTGAAAGACATCGATGGAGAAGTTCTCTGCGGTATGTTCATCAGAATGCCCCAAAACCCAAGGGTAGCTGAACATTGAAAATCCCAGTTTCTCAATTCACACTGCTGGCTGGTTTCAAAGGGTCTAAACCCGATTTCCATGAGTCGATGGTACGCTCTTAATGGACTTTATGAGGTCCAATGGCTGACGCTTACAATGCTCTCAAGTCCACAATCCCAGGAAATACATTTTACAGTTCTTTCTTGAAAGAAATCAAGACGGCGTATGATCCATCCAAGATTCAAGGTGCGCAACTATCGTCTCAGCTGGATTGAAACATGGCTTACATTGCCAAAGATGGCCAGTTTGGGGCGATGATGCAGGTATCATTGACCAACGATGTACGTGTTCAATCTTAATCGTTAATTTCTCTTTATACTACTACTGTTTGACTGTCAGGAATTGATGAATGAGCAACAGGGTCCAGTAaccatcctcctctcttcgAAGGACAAACCCGAAAAAAGCGGCACCGCCACTTCCACTCCATCAGCAACCGCTAGTGGTATTTCAACACCTTTGGAAGGCaaaaggaagaacaagGGAAAAGGCAAATTTATGACGGAAAACAAAGTTGATCAGCAACTCGGAGTGACAAAGAACGCTGACCTCTTGGGAACCTCTATCTCAACTCAACAAAATAACAGTGCAGCAGAAGATAAGATTAACAAATTGAGCGTCAATGAAAATACATCATCACAGTGAACATCGCAGTGGACATATACTACAGTAGACTAGAATCATGATCCGAATTTCGATTTGCATGTTTTACTAGTGGCCCAATTACGCTGCTATATATACTGATAATACCCTGAACGTGTATACATTGGCACTATTCTATAAACATTTCATCGTCGACCTATTAACTGCCCCATATTAAAAGACAACGTGCTCTATATGGAATAATATCTTATACCCCCACGTCCTTTCCACTTTCCGCAATCCTTCGTCTAGCTGCCTCGTGCGCTTCTTCCGGAGAGCTTGgcttcttgaagaagataaCAAACTGAATACACAACACTGCCGTCCAAGCAATTTGGAAGTAAAACGATCGACGGGCTGCCATGTTCCAGTCAGCAACTCCCCCACCTTCAAACGACGCTTGAACCGCTAATGTGATTGCAGAAGCAACTTGAGCCTATGGAAGCGTTAATATGGATGAACATAGATAAGTGTGCAAACATACCATGACCTGAACCCAGGCACCAGCTACGCCAGCCATCTCTGGTGGACAGTATATAATCAAATTGATGCTGCGGCAGCACATTATCAATATCTACCTGCCTCATTTTGTAAATGAACTTACGAAGTGCAGAAATAGGTCAAGATAGCGCCTGCGCTACCAAGTATAAAGGCAGGAAAACAGTATCGCCAGTAATCGTTGCCATGCCCGCCATTGGAAAAAATCTGGAGAAGTTCAGCGGCGATGATCACTGGGGACTTATGGATGAATAAAATGCACAGGTAGTACTGCTAGATTTACTTACACAGACCACCCAAAGGCAGGGTAAACTTGGGCTTGGTAATTATTTGTGGAATATGTTGGGCGAGACCACCAACAATAAGGCCAGTAACACCTTGTGGAAGCATTGCAGCCGCGACTTTAACTGAGGCACAAATATTTGTAAATCACACCAAGGGTGAAAGAGGCCTATGCTTGCATGATCCACTCACTTGGAGTCCATCCCATGACCTCTTGGAAGTAAGTTGCATACATGAGTTGTGATGTTGCCCAGAAGGGGACTTCCGATAAAAACGGTTAGCAACTGTCATGACTCAGACTTCCGAGTACCATCACCCACAGGCAATGCCTATTGCGAGGCTGGTGATTACAATGTTGGTAATTTTCCACACCGAGGGGGGCAGGACAGCAGATTTGGCGGGGATTTTCGATTCTACAATACTGATCAACAAACCGTTTAGTAAATGACTTGATTTATCACTGACCCCAGAAGAAAAAGGCAATAGCAAGAGGGAAGCTGAGAATGAACGGAGCAATGAACGAAGCGGAGCCCCATCCATCGATCGGTCCTTGCGTAAGGGAAAGAATAAAGCAAATGAGACAGGCCATCATCAAGCCTACACCGACAAGGTCAAGTCTCTTCCAACGCGGAAGCTCTCCCTCTAATTTACGTGTCGAATGCGTTAAGGGTAAGAGGAAAAAGCAGATCGCGGTGAATGCGATACCTTAAATGAGATGTTAATTGAAATGGTGCCTTGCAGCAGTACCCGCTAGTACCTACAAATGATGGCAAGGACGCGAAAGAACCATTTATAGTTCGCCAACATGCAGATGCCGGCTAAGACGCTAATTGTATTAATATCAGCAAGAGTTGAGGAGGGGCCAACATATTACTCACAGCCCCAAGACGTTACCAATGGCACCTGAAAGGCTAAGTAACGccagcttcttctgttgCTCGCCCGACTCGGGGAACATGTGAACAGTAAGATGGCTATAACAAAGTTCCAGTATTCTATGGTTCAGAGTCAAGGCATGGGAAAGAATAACGTACTATGAAGAAGGAACAGCTGTACGATAATCAGATCAGCCCAAGATCTCTGAGTATGCGAAGCCCGCCAACTTCTACTTACTCATTGCCCCAGCGATTCCACCTAATCCTCGTAAGATGAGGAAACCGTACCTAAGATAAACTTTAGCAGCTCTTCAATACTCAAACAGAACTTATTCACTTGTTAGAGGTGACAAAAGACACAATTAAACTGAATATTCCCAAAACGAAGAAACCTCCCTCAAAGACTATAGAGGCAGGAAAGAGGTCTGATAGACGTCCAGCAAGCAGAAGACAAGCAGCGAAGCAAAGAGAATAGGACGTAATGATCCAGACTATCTGAGAATAACCTAGTTTGATATCTTGAGAAATTTGGGCTACAGCCACTGCAACACCAGATACGCTGGAATGCCAGACTCAGTGATCGTCCATTTTGGATGAATCATTATGCTAAGGAATTCACTACGACTTACTTGCAAACATCAACAAACGTAGCGACTGAGAATATCAAAAGCAAGAGATTCTTTCTGCTTTGTCCAAGACTTGCCAAGATGTGAGGAGCGTCTTCAACATTAACAACACGGTCCTGAACACCCTTCTCAACTTCGTTTTGTGCAGTTGTCATGCTTTTTTTGTCTACTGGGGACTGAATATTGGGGCTCTTGGTGAAGTCAGCGGGGACCGAGTGGTCCGACATAGCGAGTTATTATAGAGTATCTTTGAATCGAAAGAGCATAGCGATGCTCTCCGTTACATGAAGTCATGGTGGTTCTTATAGATTCTGGATCTCGATGTTGAGAAAAGGAGCACTGGGTGAAATCAACGACGCACGACGGAGTCACCGACCGAGCACCACGACGCCGAGCAACGAAAGCTGACTCACTTTTTTCTGTGCTGTTATCGTCGCTCGTGCGTCATGATGTGCCTTAGAAGTCGCGTTCCGATCAGCTCCCGTTAGCGCATAGGATCAGCACCAAATTAGCGTCCCTCAGTGAGATCACCGATTTAAATTATCAATCATTAATCATCATGATTATGGGGATCGCCGTATCACCGAAACGCGTCGTGGGGCATCCCGTTAGGATTTTTAAGTATAAGTATAAATACATCTAAgtaaataataataaaatATGTACAATTGGCTCTTCACATTCCTCTTTTCGTTCAATGGCTCTTATTTCATAAAAAGATAAGAAAAACAATAGTAAATGCGATAAATAAGATCATTAAGGTATGTGAGAATGTGGTATGGTGATGTATGGCATATGACAGTCTTAATCCTCGTGTAGTAAATGATATGAAGCAAGGGAGCTCAGCTGGAGGGTGAGAGCGGATTGACAAAATCGCAGGACCAATGACCGTGGGACTTGTCATTTCGACTGCCAAGTCCTCATCGTATGTACCAATATGCGTGAAATGTCACATCTTATGTTCATGATTCAACTTGGAGATCAAGGTTCATTATGCCCAGAACCTTACAGTACGGGTGCAGATACATGACTTCCGTGTTCTCCTCTTTTCCTAAGTCTTATCAGCCCACTCCTTCACAACATCTGCGAACTCTTTGCCGATCCAGCCATCCACCTCGGTCTTAGGGATATCTCCCCAGTTATTGTCACCCCATTTCTTGAAAATGGCAGCGCCAATAGCTCGAGATCCCTGAAGCTGCTCTTCATTATCCTTATCGCTGACTTCAATTTGCTCTGTAGGTTTATCATGTATTTTGGTCAGAACATCTACGATCTCTTGACCGGTCGAAACGAAATCATAAATGTTGGGAGTAGTGCCGGGAAGCTGAGCGAGCTGGTGTATGTCAGTGACGAGCTCAGTGACAGCATGGCCCAGGTAGGCAAGCGATCTATGTTGGAATAAGCCGTTGGTAACACATCATCTGAGAGGGTCACTCACGTCAGGTGTAAAGGGTTCTTGAGAGACTGATGAAAATACTGAACCTTATTGCTCTTGACATCAACTCCTAAAACCCTTTTTACAAGTTCAGCTAAACAGTACTTCTCTTCTTTTGTAAAACAACTCACTTGTAGCCAAAGAAGAACAAATCGAATAACTCAACCTTAATCTCAGTGATTGGTACTTTGAGTTCTTTGGCCTTCTCAGCTACCCTCTCCTTGGCTTTTGGAGCTTCAAGCCCTGGAATTTCGATTTCCTGCTTGTCCCAAGGGACACCAAAATCTGAAGGGATGAATGCCTTGAGGGCGGATGAGCCTTGAAGGGCCTCCACTAAATAAATAGTTTTGAACTGAAACGCTCGGTGTGGAGATAGCGGAACTAAAACAGGTCATTCAGTCATGACTACCACAGTCGACGATCTCAACATTACTCACATGATAACTTCTAAGTCTTTGACTGTAACTCGTATATTTTCCGTTTCCCCATCTTTCAGTTCTATGACCCTCTTTTCAATACCCTCATCAGAAGGAATCTTGGATAAATCACTGCTAGGTCGGTATAAAATAACCAGCTTGAGGGAGCCCTTCGTATGCGCGTTGATTAGATATGGCAAGAGGTTCGAACCGACCGTGCCGTTGTGGCCTAAAAGGGCGACGATAGGGGCCATGCGGATGATTGCACTTCGATTGTCTGTTGTGAAAGATGAGTCTTGCAGCCCCTTTAAAGCAGCGATGTATTACAGAAGTCATTTATATGTAGCAAAAGGCGAAGCATGAGTATGGCGTTTGAGCACATCATGCATGCGTGCCAGACATGGCAAAAAAGGATTCTGCAACGAACGAGTCCGATCGCGTCAACAATCGCAATTCTCTCCAAAATATGGCGGATCCTGAGAGGAGGACGCTATCGTTACAATTCAGCGTCTTGCACAAAGCCAATAGATCGCTGCTTGGAAGTGCATGGTGGTGTTGATTTTGGAAAGAAAAGGTACGTAACAGCAAAAACTCATACACGTTTTAAAGTCGGTGGAATTTTCCGAAACGCGTGAAAAGTTGCCGAACAGGTCCTTATAGAAGACAGATTAACTTCTATATTTGTGTCTAACCGACTCCGAAATTTGGTACATGGTTAATAGGCCCAGTCTGCAGTCATCAACACAAgtcgtcgtcgtcatcGTCGTCAGCTGCCTACTTCCTATCATTTCTGCGGCATTATAGGGCCGCGTTTCCTGTTTAATTTGTCACATTATCGTAATTAGTCTGGGTATTCTTCCTTTATTTCCTGCTTCCTGCCTGCTCATCGACTCGTGTCGTGCGTGCGCGTTGTAGACCCTGTTCCCTGTCCATTAATTTACAGTTTCAATTCTATTACAATACAATTAATAAATGTTACAATCCGAAACCAGGTCTCAACTTTTTGTCTTTTGTTGTAGTGGGTCTATAACTATAAACACGTCAAGAAGCCATGTGGTGGCCGGAGGCTGCATCTGGCAGGACACTTGGCCCAACATTAGCACTCCTTCTGACAGCTCTTTCATTTATGCCACTTGAAGGTTTAGCGCAGAAGACATCTACCGGAAATTCGGAATTTATTGGTTGTTTAGACGATTCGCATAAGCTGTTGGCAGGAAGTCATCAGATCAAGAAAGACACCGCGAAAAGGTCTTATTATGATTGCTCTGTAAGTTTCTCATCTATAAAGGAAATAAGTCCTCAACTCTAGTCAGCACTAATATCCGGTGTCTACTGTGCAGGCGGCTTGTGTAGAAGCTGGCGCGTACCCCTACTCCTACTTCACCGACCTGGGGAAAGGCGTCCAAAAGTGTCATTGCTCTTCGATTGGCCCCAGACCTTCGGATTATGTGGTTCAGCCGGTTGGCTCATTCGGGTGTCGATTGGGACAAACTAGAGTGAGTTGCCTCTTATCTAAAATCAGTGGGTTCTGTGACGAGTAGGAGAACTCACTCGCAAATGGCACAGGCGGCTCTCACACAGACCGATCACCACTTCATCGTTTGCTCCTCAGGATTCATAGGATCCTTTTCCAGAGCCGGTACCTATTCGTCGCCTCTGGATTGCCTTGATGCTTGcggagaggatgagggtgCCCTCTTTCTTCCTACA includes these proteins:
- a CDS encoding Nuclear actin-related protein involved in chromatin remodeling, putative; Arp8p (Similar to TIGR gene model, INSD accession AAW41843.1), translating into MDTPASNTEAPPTPSPAPPQIPSASTTATTPAPAPAVASAPIKKQYNKRVNKKKVEGLLAYTTAFVPGTYNVKIPAGDYLQKERNADVARQMSLDRAKREEEELSSKISAAGDGERENPLSKILVIHPGSRNLRLGLASDFYPKEIPNCIARPAEAVQISGARKAPVMGSRVKSLREQHERNKKRKRGEMDENDDHEEGDVDMSDSDDVGEWVDPVDESIGYLRDYLRNRLVQERLATDWRELTRVKANNSKVKPELLPEHNDPYRIDWTEPEGKPFFIGTDALRLPESAGYIVRYPILHRSLNCRDWASSQTVLDDISTIITSSLSTELSIPPPDYPLFSVLLIVPDHGDRVYIQEMTHLILQVLGFKSIAVQQEAYCAIFGAGMSSACVVDIGAQETSVTCVDEAMLLAETRIKLNYGGDDITSALTHLLLASNFPYRELDLARSQDWLMMDNLKIKLCTLEEHLVANTLWDFYVPRVEGLTQKWMLRTFDENILAPLVFFDTRMIDFDEKNGQGSFRFWNTSDDKVTDEITSAYEEPTSAMKALTTHLLPGASQTSAQGAQKSEAPSNSESTTPAPAPLAASSNASPEKPNASPSTTTLPQTPVPELNLPSTASTPAPAAGSAADAGTPGAAAPAPALLSLPTLASLAPQPTLSNSQIFTASSQSPLDAAIAASLSLCGTENKIRTLSHSILLIGGSSSIKGLPAFISDRLPPLLKQRGVPGNGEVTIVPPPRGLNPRYVSWKGGSVMCNIEGLGDMWIRRDEWEALGVRALKDRYMWF
- a CDS encoding RAN protein binding protein, putative (Similar to TIGR gene model, INSD accession AAW41842.1), with the translated sequence MASTQPPVSAPEQSKIKPQDVGWQFVPQYYNFVNSQPHRLHCFYNKRSTFIHGEEGEDVTPAFGQQEIHDRILQIGYNQCKVYIHSMDSQSSADGGIIILVLGELSNNHQSWRKFSQTFFLAEQPGGYFVLNDIFRYLREDVDEDESAPQETTQPQDEPVQPEVVTEKLPEATAITQEPAANPVPEPTPVSAPAEVVADAVPEEAEIAAVPDKDVAPEEEAPAAKEPEAAAEPVEETPKPAASVTESVASPAPADSTPATKAASPSPAAPKAAAPTANGTPPAPTAPAAPSKPMTWASMAASNVWGKTAAASPPATSAPAPAPTAAPASGPAQHKKDEKPAPTAGTGQGQRRQQTIDPSKVQTAHCFVKLPNWSPDSQSTSEFLTDAELSKIASRFGEVKSTEIVKSKACAFVEFARVESARKAIQHSLPVEQGGEGGTKFPNGTLYFEPRKEKDDRPKAKGQRTGGQQGQGQGQRQVNGGAGGRGGRGPRGRGGQGNQGDRQPQK
- a CDS encoding 26S proteasome non-ATPase regulatory subunit 8 (Similar to TIGR gene model, INSD accession AAW41841.1; 26S proteasome regulatory subunit s14; p31), which translates into the protein MSLDLQQALAELQAAYDAPASSEQFSTELAKLKLELAQSGLYFAPPSADPQDLIAARSILEIGAFHSLRQGDLKSYARYNFALQPFYDNLRDIIPPSPNRPVTLGLHLLGLLSENLLTEFHTLLETLKPEELNDSFVRLPVDLERWLMEGSYNKVYRARDRVPRPEFEFLLERLMGTVRGQIASTIESSYPSLPLQHAATLLFFKSGETSSLTDFASARGWSLSPNTQTFSFPRSSKPDIALAAAESSSDVSSATIDKLKGTGVVRGVPMETMVGPALRLAQQLEAIV
- a CDS encoding Hydrolase, putative (Similar to TIGR gene model, INSD accession AAW41840.1) produces the protein MKAVLQRVINASVTVDGKIISSIGKGLLVLVGIDRYDEPQDATQIIKKILTARLWEDENGVAWKRNVKDIDGEVLCVSQFTLLAGFKGSKPDFHESMSTIPGNTFYSSFLKEIKTAYDPSKIQDGQFGAMMQVSLTNDGPVTILLSSKDKPEKSGTATSTPSATASGISTPLEGKRKNKGKGKFMTENKVDQQLGVTKNADLLGTSISTQQNNSAAEDKINKLSVNENTSSQ